CATGTTGATGCCATTGGTGCCGATCGTCAGGGTGTTGTTCTGAAGCGTGACCGGACCGGCGGGATTGGTGACCGAGATGCCTTGGACGGTGCGGTTGGCACCCGTATTGATGATCAGATTCGAAACCGAAGCGGAGTTGAAGACGATGTTCTCAACCCCATCGGGGAGGGCGCTTTCTTGCCAGTTGGAGATGGTCGCCCAATTGGTATCCGTGGTGCCCGTCCAGGTTTTATCGGCGTAGGCGGGCAAAGTCGCGCAGACCGTGGCGCAGGTCAGGATGGCGGCGCGCAAGGATGCGCCGGATGAAGCGTTTTTCATGGGTTTGGGATTCTTGGGTTCTCCCTCGAAAGGGGAGGCGCGGAGATTTCCGCAGTTACAAGAATCGTTATCCATGATGGCCAGCAGAGCGTCGATTACCCCAAGAGTGTTATAATCAAGCACCCTTTCTGAAGTGTTCGGGCAAGGATCTTGAGAGGCCGGCAACTCCTTACGGATCGGTGCGGAAAGGCGCGGCTGGGAGGCCTTCGGAATTGAAGAGGTTTGCCTCTGCTGGATTGTCCGCCCACGCGTAACGGACGTAGGCGGGACGAGGGACCGAAGGGCTGAAAACGATTACGGTTTCGCCATCGATCTCGGCGGTCGCCCAAGTGAATTTACGGTCGTCGCCGGAGACGGCAAAATGCTTCAAGGCTCCGCCCCTTGCCTCGAGACCCTTCGCGATGTGATCGAAATGGAGACGCACCCGGCCGTCCTCGATCTCCGCCATTTTGAAGACCGGGCCGCATGCCTCCATCTTTCTCCCGTAGGTGCCTGCCAGTGCCAGGCGGGCGAGGCGTGCCCCGACGTCCTGCTTGTTGCGAGGGTGAACGTCCTTCTCGTCACCGATGTCGAGCGTGACGGCCATGCCGGTATTGGGGTGCGAAAGTGAACTGGCCTGAGCTTCGCGCATGCTGGCGAGGCTGCTGTTGGCAGGCTCGGTCACAGCGGCTTTGTGTGAGGCGAGCTGAACGAAGTAAAAGGGGAAATCCCCGCGGCCCCATCGTCCTCGCCAGTCCGCGATCAGGGCTTCCTGTAGGGCGGGATAAAGCTGGCGCGTGCCGACATTCGATTCGCCCTGATACCAGATCGCGCCACGGATGCCGTAGGTGGCCACCGGTGAGATCATGCCGTTGAAGAGCACGGCGGGGTTGTGCTGGTCCTGAATCGGATCCGGGTGCTTGGGGGCGCGGCCCTTTTTTCCGGCGGCGAGCCACCTTGTCATGCCTCGGCCGTAATTCTCGAAGGGTTTTGGGTCATCACGGTAGGCGATGAACTTCTTGCGGAAATCATCCTGGAGCTTTTTCAGCGAGCTGACCTGATCGAGCTTCTCCTTGCTGATCCATGCTTCGGCTGTGCTCGCGCCATAGGCGCAGGTGATCAGTCCAACGGGCACGCCGAGGTCTTCCTGAAGCTTCCTGCCGAAGAAGTAAGCCACCGCGGAGAAGTCCGGCGCGGCTTCCGGAGAGCAGGGCTTCCACTGGCCTTCGAGTTCGGGCTGCGGGTCCTCTCGCATGGCCCACTCTGCGGTGAACATGCGGAGTTGCGGGTGTTCTGCGGCTGCGACTTCCTGCTGCCAATTCGCGGTGCCTGCGAAGTAACGTTTGTCGGTAGGGGCGAGCGTGAAGTCCATGTTCGACTGGCCCGAACAGAGCCAGACCTCGCCGACCAGCACGTCCTCGAACTTGCGGCTGCCGGCGGCTTTTACTTCGAGAACATGGGGCCCGCCGGCAGGAAGCGCCGGGAGATCGAGGCGGAATTTTCCGTCGGCATCGGCAATCGTCTTCACGGTTTGGCCCGCGATACTGGCGGTGACCCCGGTGCCGGGAGTGGTGCTGCCCCAGAGCGGATTCGCGGTGTCCCGCTGGAGCACCATGTGGTTCGAGAAGATTTGCGGCAGCCAGAGATCTGCCGGGAGGAGGTAGGGAGAGAGAGTCGTATCCCGCAGGGCGGTGGCGAGGACCCCGGCGTTGAAGTCCGCTCCTGCCGCGCAGGTGTGGGTGTGATCGCTTCCTGCGAAAAGCAGTCCGGTCTTCTCGATGCCCAGTGCTTCGTAGCGATCGGAGAGGATGGAGTTGAAATCGACGAAGGTGGCTCCGCCTTGGGCTGCGGCCTCCTTTGCCCAGCCCGCGTAGCTGTCTCCGGCACGGCCGATCTTGCCATCCTTCCAGATGTTCCGCGGGATCAAGGAGACGACGATTGGAGTAGCGCCCTTCGCCTTGGTATCGGCGATGTACTTGCGCATGTACCAACCGTAGCTGTGGACGGTCTCGGGCTTCTGATCGGTCTTGCGGACGATGTCCTCGCTCTCATCGCCATTGCCTTTGATCGAGGCACGGCAGCGGTCGTCATTGAGTGCTCCACCGTCATTATGACCGAACTGCATCACGACGAAATCACCTGCTCTGAGATTCGCGAGGACGGCATCCCAGCGTCCCTCTGTCAGGAAGGTGCGGCTGCTGCGCCCGCCGATGGCGCGGTTGATGACCTCGATCGAGGCGGGGTCGAACCGGGAAACCAGCGGATCTCCCCAGCCGCGCTGCCCGCCGGTTTGGTTGCGGACAGTGGAGTCACCGATAATGAAAAGGGTGGGTTTCGCCCAAGCGGTTGCGACGAGGCAGATGGCGAGAGCGAGGCGGAGAAGGGCGCGCATGTGCGGTCAGTATCGCGGTGGTCCGGCGGATTGTCTCTTCCCCTCAATGGGGTAAAGACGAAGCGGATGCGGGCCGGGTTTGAAGGTGTTCTCCGAAGGTGCCGACTCGCCTGTTATGCCTGTTAAAAACATGAAAAATAACAGGCGGGTTGTTTGGGGCAAATGGCGCGGATGCGCTTGGGTTCAAAGGTAGGGGACGGGAGGAACTTCGGGGATGTTTTGCAGTGGTCCCCATGTTTTTTTGGAGGGACGAAAGGGACCACTCGTGGACAAGCGAGGCACGGTCTCTACCTTTGAAGCTATTTCAGGGGAGTCATCGTTACGGGTCCAATGAGGCCCGAGGGCAGCGGGGACCATGCAGAGGCGTCGAAGGGCTTGTAGTCGATGTTCACGAAGTTGATCTCATGGAAAGATTTCCAAGGAACCTTTCGGCGATCGAGATCGGCGATGCGGTTGGCGGCGAGGTTGGTGACTTCGACTTCCAAGGTGTTCGGGCCGTCTTTCAGCTCGCCCTTGATCCGGATCTTGTGGGGTGGTGACCAACAGCGGCCGACCTCCTTGCCGTTCAGGCGGACCTTCGCGGTGGCGGCGATTTCCCCGAGATCGAGGAGCGCCTCCGGTGATCCCTTCCAATCGAACTCGTTCTGATAGATCGCGGTGCCGGAGAAGTTCTTGTATGCCGGATCCTCCTGCCCGGTCCATGAAGCCAAGGTTTCCGTTTCGTAGCTGGCGGGCAAAGACGGTCCGCCATCCAGGAAGCGAACCTTCCATGTGCCGCCGAGCTTCACTGGCTCACCGGCAATTTGGAGCGATTGGAAGCGCGGGCCTGTCGCCTCGCGTTCTCGATAGGTTCGCAGGATCACGGATTCGCCCGCGGCGAGTTTCAGAGGCAAGCCCTTATCGAAGGGGATGACCCCGCTTTCGCCGCTCATCGGCTTGAAGAGCACCGCGGACTTGGCGGTGGTGGCGAGAGATACAGTCCCATCGAAGTCCTTTCCGGACGAGTTCACGATGAAGTAGGTCCAGCCATCGTCATGCTTGCGGCGCACGAAGCGCAGTCCTTGCTCGCGCATGGGTTCTCCGCCTACGCCGACGCTGGCGAGGCTCTTCCTCAGATCCGCATTCCGGAAGACCAGGCCGCTCTGATAGGGCAGGACGCCGTCTCCCGAGATTTTTGCGAAGGTATCCGTCACGGCCTTGCGATTCTCCTCCCGGTTTCCATAGCCGGGGGCCTCGGAAGGCGGGGGTGAGGTGAAGATGACCACCACGCCCTTCGCCGTGAGATCGAGCAGGCGCTTCGCCGTAGCAGGAGCCATGAACTTTGTATCCGGAACCACGAGGGCCTTATAGGTGTTCCCGCCGAGTTCGATCTTCTGGTCTTTCACCCTCGCTTCTTCCAAGAGGCGATCCGAGACGAAGTCACAGGCAATACCGTGATTCCACATCTCCATGGCGCTGCGGTAGAAGCCGGTGGGGTGAAGCCATTTGTCCTGATTGTGGACGGTGAAGAGCGGGAGCCCGTCCGCGCCGTCATGCCAGAGATCCTGCACGGGGAAGTAGAGCAGCACGTCGCTATCCGGCTTGCCCGATTGCAATGCCGTCTGGCAACGGGCGATGTAGCCATTGAAAGTAGGAAGGTCCTTCCAGAGGCCGCCATTCGGGCCCATGTGGGTTGAGGCGTAGAAAAGCCAGCCAGGCCACGGCGCATCCTCAGGGGTGAAAGGGATGCCATGGAAGAGGATGTGATTCACCCCGCCGAGCCAGACGAAGTCGGCGGCCTCCTTCAACTGCGCCGGGGTCACCTGGAAGTGTTCGCCGAGCCAGGTGAATGTTTCTGCGGAGACCAGCTTTCTGCCCGTGACGTGGGCTGCGGAGGACGCGAACTGGAGCATGGGAATCTGCTCTTCACCCACATGACGGAAGATCTCCGTCTCCGGGATGTCGGCAACGGCATAGTGATCTAACAGATTGCCCGGAGAGCCATGAGCCTGATTCCGCGTGAGGCTGCCGCGGGCCTTTGCCCAATCATGCCACTTTGCCAAATATTCGCGATGCAGCTCGCTCAAAGTGGCCCGGTAGTCGGCTCGCACACGGGCCACCGTTTCTGAATCTCCTTCTCCCTGGAAAGCGGGCAACTGGTCGGCCAGATCGTAGCCGCAGTGCCCGCGGAAACGGGTAAAGAGATCATCTGTCCACGCAGCACCGTAGTATTCGAAGGAGTCGTGAAAGTGAGCGCGCGGTTCAGGGACATTGTCCCGATCCAAAGCCTCGTCGAAAGGCTTCAGGTAGTTTCCGATCGACTGGGGGGAAAAGGGATCGAGCACCCAGCCGGCTCCCCCGGGGGCGGCGCGCTTCACTTTCTGGATGCCATGCTTCGCGATGATTCCATGAAGCCGCCACGTGCCGGCGGGGGGTGTCCATTCCAAGCGGCCATCCTTCACCTGCCCGCGTAGATCGACCGGTTCGCCGGTCTCCGGCCATGCGGAAAAGATCTTCACTTCTCCCTTCGGAAGCTTGAGCGAAATCGGGCTGCCGCCGGTGGCTTTCGCCTTCACGTTTTCCAGCGACGCCGAAGCGTCCGCCTCCGCAACCCATGGCGCCCCGAAGGGCCAGCCGGTGCCGGTGGTGAGATCCACGCCCATGCCGAGCCGCGCCGTTTCGTGGGCGGTGTGCGCATAGGCAGCAGTCCACTCCGTGGAGAGGAATGTCAGATCACGGTCCTCATAACCCTTCGCGCCGTAGATGGGGCAGATCTCCACGCCGCCGATCCCGGCATCGCGGAACTGCTGGAGCTGAATCGTGAGATTTTTCTGATCCACGCCGCTGCCGAGCCACCACCAGCGCGTCCATGGCTTCGACTCGAAGGTGGGCTCGGGCCACAGGGTATCGTTCGCGCGGGCGAGCGGGGAGAGACAGAGAAGAGTGAGCAGGATGGGTTTCATCAGGGGCTTGCTTGGGTCAGAGCGTGCCGGTCGCGCTGTCATGCCCGGCTCGCTCTAACCTCAGGTAATCATAGAGCACGCCCTGATGCCAGACCTCGCCGCTCAGGCGGAGCTCCAAAACGTTGCCGGTCTTTTTCAGGGCGTCGGCCGGGATCTTGAAATCGAGCTCGGTAAGCAGGCCCCGGTGGCCATCCCGATGCATCACGCCATTCTCCGGGAGGCGGCCGCTATTTCCGATGGGCTTGCCATTCATGACGATGCTCAGCCGGTTGCCCTCGCGATGTCCGCAGAGTGCGATCCGCAAGCGGTGCTCGGCTTCCTCCTTCAGGTCGAAGCGCAGCTTCCACACCGAGTCGCCGAGAACCTTTCCGGAGGGATCGAGGTCCAAGGGCTGGCAGAGATTCCAGTCCGTCTTCCAATCGCTCTTCCCGATCGTGAAATCGACTCCATTCGGGAACTCCTCGCGGACCTTGAGATGATGGCCCCAGAGCCAATAGCGATCACCGTTCCGGAACTCCCGCGCGCTGCGGTCCGGGATGCCGATCTCCCAGACCGTGGGGCCGGAGCGCTCGACGGTCCACTGGACATCGCCGAGGACCAAAGGCTGGCCCTCAAGGACCGCAAGATCCGCGCGCTGGAACTCGCCGAGAATCCCATCTGCGAAGGCGTGCAGCACATACTTGCCCGGTCGCACGGCGCTTAAGCGAAAGCTGCCGTCCTTGGCCGCCTTTGCCCAGTACTGGTAGTTTTTGCCATCGCGCTGCCAATCCACCTTCTCGCCGCCGCGGCGCGAGCGGATCTCGTAGCTTGGGGCGCTAAGGCCCACCCACATGGTGCCCGGCTTGCTGCCACCGTGATCGGTTACGTGTATCTTTCCCGTCACGGCCACGCGATCCTTCGCGGCGTAGAGAGGGGCATCGACCCAAGCGTAGGGCCACTGCTTCGCTTCGCTGGCGGTGGTCTTCATCGCGTCCTTCCACATGGAAAGGGCTTCGTTGCCTTCATTGGTATGAAGAAGGAAGGGGCCGATCACCATGGACCATGCTTCATCGCGACGGACGCTGAGCGAGGTGCCGCCGTAGTGGCTGCCGTGCCACATATTCAGCAGCACGGGACGGCCACCGCGATTGACATCGAGGTGGCCGGTGAGTTCCGGCTTGGTGGGGCCTCCGGCGATGTATTCCAGCGAGGGATTCACCATCCACAGGCCGACCTTCTTTTCAGACGAGGACCAGCCGTAGGCAGGGGAGTCGGAGAAAAGCGCGGAGTAGCCATACTTGTGCTCCACCTTGCCCTTGTGGATCCCGGTGTTGAGACGGCGGGCTTCCTTGAGATTGAGCTGGGTGCCCTTGTCCCAGTCCTCCCCGGTGGGCATCTGCCGCGAGCGCTCCGGATCGACCGTGAACCAATCGAAGATTCCGCCATCCGGCTTTATGACGTAGCGGGCCTCGCCGACGGAGAATCCGGGGAGCTCGGGCGGGTGCTCGAAGATGCCGTAGACATAAAGGCCCTCCGAGCCCTCGCGCAGCGCGTAGCGGAGGGAGACATTGACCGGCCAGGTGCCGGGGGTACCTTGGTAGCGGCACTCGATGGCCACTTCTCCGGTCTCGCCACCTGGCTTGGTCATGGAAGAACTGACGGACTCCGGGAAAGACTGGACGCGGCCCTTGTCCGAGCCGCCGGAGAGGGACCAGTAGCCGGTGCCGCCCCGAAGCAGCTCGAGATCGCCGCGTTTCAGGGAGCTGAGGGTGGCCGTGGCCTTGTGGATCCGGGCGGAAATCCGGCCGTTTTCCATTAGGAAAGTGCGGCCCTCGTCCGTTACGCGGACTTCAGCCTTAAGGAGCGCAGGGGATAAGGTGCAGATCAAGAATGCCGCAGCTGGCTTAAACGATAGTTTCAACAGAGGGAAAAACAGGTGCTACCCGCCAACCTGCCCGAAAAGGGCGGGCGGATCGAGCCCCCCGATGGGGTTAGCGGTTTCGGCGTTCGTTTGCCCACCTCCGCGCTTGCGCCCCCCGGCGGAACCCCTAAGCATCCGCCCTCCATGATGCACGATCCGGACCAGCACGCCTCGCTAGGGGCGATGTACAAGGACTATTTCCTCGACTACGCCTCGTACGTCATCATGGAGCGCGCGGTTCCGCACGTTAATGACGGCTTGAAACCCGTCCAGCGGCGCATCCTCCACTCGATGAAGGAGCTGGACGACGGTCGCTACAACAAGGTGGCGAACGTGGTGGGTAACACGATGAAGTACCACCCGCATGGCGACCAATCGATCGGTGATGCGATGGTGCAACTGGGGCAGAAAGATCTGCTGATCGATACCCAGGGTAACTGGGGCAATACGCTCACCGGCGACGGCGCGGCGGCATCCCGGTATATCGAGGCGCGACTGACCAAGCTGGCGCTGGATATCACCTTCAACCCGAAGACGACCGAGTGGACCCCGTCCTATGACGGTCGCAACAAGGAGCCGGTGACGCTCCCCGTGAAGTTTCCGCTGCTGCTGGCGCAGGGCGTGGAAGGCATCGCGGTGGGCCTCGCCTGCAAGATGCTGCCGCACAATTTCATCGAGCTCATCGATGCTTCGGTTTGCGCCTTGCGCAAGGAGCCCTTCGACCTGGTGCCAGATTTCCCGACGGGCGGTATCATGGATGCCACGGATTACCGCGATGGCTTGCGCGGCGGCCGGGTGCGGGTGCGTGCCCGGATTTCGTCGGAGAAAAAGGGGCTGCTACGGATCACGGAGATCCCCTTTGGCACTACCACGGGGGCTCTGATGGACTCCATCGTGGCGGCGGCGGAAAAAGGGAAGATCAAGATCGCGAAGATCGAGGACAACACTGCGGCGCACGCCGATATCCTGGTGCACCTGCCTGCCGGCGTGGATCCGGACAACATGCGGGACGCGCTGTATGCGTTCACCGATTGCGAGTTGAGCCTCTCGCCCAACGCGTGCGTCATCGCCGATGACAGGCCGCAGTTCCTGGGGGTGACGGAAATCCTGAAGCGCAACGCCGAGTTTACCAAGGAGCTGTTGCGCATGGAGCTGGAGATCCGTCTCGGCGAGCTTCAAGAGAAGTGGCACTTCAGCTCGCTGGAGAAGATTTTCATCGAGAACCGCATCTACCGCGACATCGAAGAGCAGACGACCTGGGAAGGCGTGATCGGCGCCATCGACAAGGGTTTGAAGCCCTTCAAAAAGCTGCTCAAGCGCGAGGTGACGGAGGAAGATATCGTCCGCCTTACCGAAATCCGGATCAAGCGCATCTCAAAGTTTGACTCCTTCAAGGCGGATGAGGAAATCAAATCGCTGGAGAAGGACATCGACGAGACGGAGAAGAATCTCAAGCAGCTCACGAAGTATGCCGTCCGTTGGTTCGAGGATCTGAAGAAGAAATACGGCAAGGGCCGCGAGCGGAAGACGGAGATCTCTACCTTCGACCGCGTGGATCGCAGCCAGGTGATCCTGGCCACCGAGACTCTTTACCTTGACGACAAGAACGGCTTCGCCGGCTACGGGCTGAAGAAGGAGACTCCGATCGAGAAGTGCTCCACGCTGGATGACGTGATCATCTTCGGCCAGGACAGCAAGATGCGGATCGTGAAGGTGGCGGAGAAGTTTTTCGTCGGCCCGCGTCCGATGCGCGTGGCGATCTGGAAGAAGGACGAGGACCTGATCTACTCGATGATTTTCCGCGACGGCAAGGAAGGGCCTATCCTGGCGAAGCGCTTCCGCGTGGGCGGCATCACCCGCGACAAGGAATACGAATTGACCCGTGGCACGCCTGGCAGCCGGGTCTTCTACTTCGCCGTGCACAAGAGCGAGGCGGAGAGCAACGATCAATTGCTGATCGTGCACATCAAGCCGGCGCTGAAGCTGCGGAATGTGAGCCGCCCCTTCAATTTCGGAGAGGTGCAGATCAAGGGCCGCAGCAGCGGCGGGAACATCGTCACGAAGCTGCAGATCGACCGGATTGTACGGGCGCCGAAGGATTTCGATCCGGAAGTGGGAGCGTGATTGTTTGCGAAGGGAGCGCGGGACTTTTGCTCCGCGCTTCCCGTAGTGCTCAATGGTGACGCTTGGGGCCGAAGCTTCCGGGCATCTTGGGGGCGTAGACCGATTGGAAGAAGAGCTGGCGCTCGAAGAGCTCCGAGATCAGCAGCAGGGGCAGGGCTGCCCATGGATTTACAAGGGCCACGGCGATGGCGGTGAAGGCGATGAGGAAGCGGCCGTCCAGCGAGGTATTCAGCGGGCCGCGCTGGAGGCGAGCGGTGTGGAGATCGGTGGACCATTCCGCATTCCGATCATCGGCGAGGCGGATGATGCGGAGTTCGGGAATCATCTTCGCGATGACTGCGGCGGCGAAGAAGAGCATCGACCACGCGGAGGGTTTGGCAAGGAGCAGGCCGAGGGTGCCGAAGGTTGCGACGGTGCCGAAGAAGCGCGCGGCGGTGATGGAGAAGCGCCATGAAGCGCGATGTGTGTCGTGATAGATCATCACGCTGGTGAAGACCGCGATCAATCCGATCGGCAACACGGAGCGAGTCGCCGCCACGGTGATGAGGTCCTTGAAGGGGAAGTCGGGTAGGAAAGGGAGTGCAGCGACGACGATGGGGATCGGCGCGAACATCGAGAAGGCGAGAATCTCCCGGGAGAGCCAGGAAGTCCGGAGGCCAAGGAAGAATCGCCATGCCTTGAGGGGCTGTCCGAGGTGAAGGACGGAGGCACCCATGCCTGCGAAGAAGAGGCCAGCCGCAGCCAAAGTCGCCGCGGTGTTTCCGAGGCCGCCCGCGAGAAGACCGACGCCAGCCTGGGTAAGCATGAGCATGAGCACGAGGGGCCAGTGGGCGTGTTCGGGTACTAGGTTCTCGCGGTCTGCGGCCACGGCGCTTTCCGGCACGTCTCGGCCAACGTAGCGGGTGGTGGGGCGGGTGATCGATGGGTCCGGTGCGCCGGGGAGGAAGCGTGGAGCTGGGATCGTGGAGATGGACTCTTTTTTCGAACTCTCTGCTTTTGGCTCCTTGCTCACCGCTACCTTGACGATGCGGATCGCCTCAGTCGGGCAAGCTTGGACGCAGGCCGGTGCTTCACCTTCGGCGAGGCGCTGGTGGCACATGTCGCACTTGCGGACGATGCCGCGCTTCTTCGAGTACTTCGGCACGTCGAAGGGGCACTTGAGAATGCAGTAGGAGCAGCCGATGCATTGGTCGTCCAAGTGGCGGACAATGCCGGTGTCCGGGTCCTTTTCGTAGGCACCCACGGGGCAGCCATTCATGCACCCGGGATCCTCGCAGTGATGGCAGGCGGTGGTGATGGTCTGCTGCCAACCGGGGGTCTTGCGACCACCGTGGATCATCCCGACATCGCGCCATGCTTCATCGTCGTCCAGGCCATTGAGCGAGTGGCAGGCGGAGACGCAGGCCTTGCAACCGGTGCAACGGTCGAGCGAGACCTCGAAGGCATACTGCTCGCCTTCGCCCGGCTTGCTGAGAGGGATCAAGGTCCGGTAGTGCGGTGCCAGGTCCGGTTCCCGGTCGTGGTAGTCGGAGTAACGGGCGATCGGGGTTTGCAAGGTCTTCTGCTCCGCGATGAGGTCATCGATCAAGGTCCGCACCTCATGGCTTGGAGCGGCCTGCTTCTTCGCAGCAGGAGGCGCAGGCAGACGTTGAAGAAGGGAAGACAAGCGAGGATGCTTTGGGATTGAAGAATAGATCTGTTAGATCGGCGCTTTCATTGGGCCGGACTTTTTGCCAATGGAGGCTTGGTTCAGGCGGCAGCGCGCTCGTCGACCAAGCCGCGCAGCTCCTCGACGCTGAGCCTTTGGGCGAAGGCGGCGAAGGATTCGTCGTTCTCCCGCTGGGCGAGGTAGGTGCAGAGGAGCTTCTCGACCAAGCCGGGAATCTCCTCGAAGGCGACGCCGTTCCAGATCTCGCGGGCGATCGCCTGCGTGTCGTCCACGCCACCACCGAGCACGATGTTGTAGCCATCCACGGTGGAACCATCGGAGACCTTCACGCGGGTGCCCATCATGCCGATGTCACCGATGTAGTGCTGGGCGCAGGAGTGATGGCAACCGGTGAGGTGGATGTTCACCGGTTGGTCGAGGATCATCTTGCTGGCAAGGTGATTGCCGAGGGTGATCGCATTGCCCTTGGTATCTGCCGCGGCATACTTGCAACCGCGGCTGCCGGTGCAGGCGATGAGGCCGCCGGTGATGGCATTGTTGCGGTGATCGAGGCCGGTGGCCTGGATTGCGGTGATTGCGGCTTGGAGCTTCTCCTCCGGGATGCCGGGGATGATGAGGTTTTGCCAGACGGTCAGGCGGATCTCGCTGCGGCCGAATTCATCGGCGACGTCTGCGAGTGCCAGCATCTGCTGGACGCTCATGCGGCCCACCGGAGTCAGGACGCCGATGTAGTGCTTGCCATCGCTCTGCTGGTGGATGCCCAGATGGCCGTGTTTCGACTTGGGAAGGGATGGCGCGCAGTCTTCGAGAGGGAAGTAGCGCATCGGGAAAGCCAGCTTCTTCTGGGTTTCCTCAAGGGTCTTCTCGAAGCCCCAGTCGTCGACGAGGTACTTGAGGCGGGCCTTCTTGCGGTTGGTGCGGTCGCCGTTCTCGATGAACACGCGGATCAGTGCAGCAGCCACCGGGATGGTCTCCGCCGGGGTGAGCAGCACGCCGCAGTCGGTGGCGAATTGCTTGTGACCGGTGATGCCGCAGAGTTGCATGCGGAAGTAGATACCGGGTGCGATGCCCTTGTCGTTCTCGCCGACTTTCACGGCATAGAAGCCGATGTCATTGGTGTCCGCGCAGACCGAGACGCGGCCGCCGGAGTCGTAGGAAATATTGAATTTCCGCGGCAGGCCGTAGAGGTCGCGGTTCTTCAGGATGTAGTGATGCATCGCACGGGCGTAGGGCATCACATCGATGAGTTCGTCCGGGTCAAAGCCGGTGGTCGGGGAGGCGGTGATGTTTCGGATGTTGTCCGCGCCGGAGCCTTGCGAAGTCAGGCCCATGTCAGTCAGGGCCATCAGCACGTTCGGCGCATTTTCCGGCATGATCTCGCGGATCTGGACATTGGCCCGGGTGGTGAGGTCGGCATGACCCGGACCCCATTTTTCCGCCACGCCGGCAAGACCGCGGAGCTGCTCGCTGGTGAGCGCCCCCCCGGCGATGCGGCAGCGGAGCATCAGGCTCTCTTGGGCGGGGGAGACGAAGAAGAGGCCGTGAAACTTGTAACGGAAGACATCGCCGTCCTTCGGGAATTCGTTCGTTGCGGCATTGGCGATGATCGCGTCCCAGCAATCCAAGCCGTTCTGTTCGTGCTTGATGCGCTCTTCCTTGCAGAGGTCTTCCAAGGGTGTGCCGTAGACGCTCTGGTCTGGCTCGTGGGTGAAACGGCGTTCACCGTCCTGACCGAGGAATGGCAGTTCGCGGCCCTGCAGGATACCGGATACGAAGCCGGAGAGGTAGGAGGTTTGTTCGGGCGTGAAGCCGGAGTCGCTGAGATTAACCATGACGGACGGGCGTTTTGTTCAGCGGTTGAAAGAGCACCCGGCATGCGCGAAGGGCCCGGGTGGCCATGAAAGGGATGGATTCTGCATCATCGGAATGATGAATCCGGCTCACCTGAGCGGAAGGGATCCATGAATGGGGCTTGCCGCCGCCGGGGCGCTTAGCCACCCCCCGCAGGATGCGGATTACCGAATAGAATTGGGTAACTTGCTGGAAATCAGTGCGTGGGTGCCGTCGCGCCCGCCGGGGTCTCGCGGTGTGCCACGGTGACCATTTCCGTCACCGGCGGGGTAATGCGGCTTGGCCGGATGTGGGAGCGCTCGTTGAGGAAGGTGAGAAGGTGGTTCCGGATTTCCGGGTAGCGAGGATCTGCCAGGACGCTGGCACGATCTCTGGGCCGCTCGAAGGGGATGGTGAGGATGTCGCCGACCTCTGCTTCCGGGCCGTCGGTCATCATCACCACCCGGTCGGAAAGGAAGATAGCCTCATCCACATCATGGGTGACCATCAAGGTCGTGAGCTTGTTCCGGCGCCAGAGCTCGAGAAGCACTTCCTGAAG
This portion of the Luteolibacter luteus genome encodes:
- a CDS encoding DNA gyrase/topoisomerase IV subunit A, with translation MMHDPDQHASLGAMYKDYFLDYASYVIMERAVPHVNDGLKPVQRRILHSMKELDDGRYNKVANVVGNTMKYHPHGDQSIGDAMVQLGQKDLLIDTQGNWGNTLTGDGAAASRYIEARLTKLALDITFNPKTTEWTPSYDGRNKEPVTLPVKFPLLLAQGVEGIAVGLACKMLPHNFIELIDASVCALRKEPFDLVPDFPTGGIMDATDYRDGLRGGRVRVRARISSEKKGLLRITEIPFGTTTGALMDSIVAAAEKGKIKIAKIEDNTAAHADILVHLPAGVDPDNMRDALYAFTDCELSLSPNACVIADDRPQFLGVTEILKRNAEFTKELLRMELEIRLGELQEKWHFSSLEKIFIENRIYRDIEEQTTWEGVIGAIDKGLKPFKKLLKREVTEEDIVRLTEIRIKRISKFDSFKADEEIKSLEKDIDETEKNLKQLTKYAVRWFEDLKKKYGKGRERKTEISTFDRVDRSQVILATETLYLDDKNGFAGYGLKKETPIEKCSTLDDVIIFGQDSKMRIVKVAEKFFVGPRPMRVAIWKKDEDLIYSMIFRDGKEGPILAKRFRVGGITRDKEYELTRGTPGSRVFYFAVHKSEAESNDQLLIVHIKPALKLRNVSRPFNFGEVQIKGRSSGGNIVTKLQIDRIVRAPKDFDPEVGA
- a CDS encoding DmsC/YnfH family molybdoenzyme membrane anchor subunit is translated as MSSLLQRLPAPPAAKKQAAPSHEVRTLIDDLIAEQKTLQTPIARYSDYHDREPDLAPHYRTLIPLSKPGEGEQYAFEVSLDRCTGCKACVSACHSLNGLDDDEAWRDVGMIHGGRKTPGWQQTITTACHHCEDPGCMNGCPVGAYEKDPDTGIVRHLDDQCIGCSYCILKCPFDVPKYSKKRGIVRKCDMCHQRLAEGEAPACVQACPTEAIRIVKVAVSKEPKAESSKKESISTIPAPRFLPGAPDPSITRPTTRYVGRDVPESAVAADRENLVPEHAHWPLVLMLMLTQAGVGLLAGGLGNTAATLAAAGLFFAGMGASVLHLGQPLKAWRFFLGLRTSWLSREILAFSMFAPIPIVVAALPFLPDFPFKDLITVAATRSVLPIGLIAVFTSVMIYHDTHRASWRFSITAARFFGTVATFGTLGLLLAKPSAWSMLFFAAAVIAKMIPELRIIRLADDRNAEWSTDLHTARLQRGPLNTSLDGRFLIAFTAIAVALVNPWAALPLLLISELFERQLFFQSVYAPKMPGSFGPKRHH
- a CDS encoding NirA family protein, with translation MVNLSDSGFTPEQTSYLSGFVSGILQGRELPFLGQDGERRFTHEPDQSVYGTPLEDLCKEERIKHEQNGLDCWDAIIANAATNEFPKDGDVFRYKFHGLFFVSPAQESLMLRCRIAGGALTSEQLRGLAGVAEKWGPGHADLTTRANVQIREIMPENAPNVLMALTDMGLTSQGSGADNIRNITASPTTGFDPDELIDVMPYARAMHHYILKNRDLYGLPRKFNISYDSGGRVSVCADTNDIGFYAVKVGENDKGIAPGIYFRMQLCGITGHKQFATDCGVLLTPAETIPVAAALIRVFIENGDRTNRKKARLKYLVDDWGFEKTLEETQKKLAFPMRYFPLEDCAPSLPKSKHGHLGIHQQSDGKHYIGVLTPVGRMSVQQMLALADVADEFGRSEIRLTVWQNLIIPGIPEEKLQAAITAIQATGLDHRNNAITGGLIACTGSRGCKYAAADTKGNAITLGNHLASKMILDQPVNIHLTGCHHSCAQHYIGDIGMMGTRVKVSDGSTVDGYNIVLGGGVDDTQAIAREIWNGVAFEEIPGLVEKLLCTYLAQRENDESFAAFAQRLSVEELRGLVDERAAA